A DNA window from Chlamydia felis Fe/C-56 contains the following coding sequences:
- the cdsZ gene encoding zinc ribbon domain regulatory protein CdsZ — MHEALQSILAIQELDIKMIRLMRVKKEHQKELAKVQSLKSDIRRKVQEKELEMENLKNQIKEGENRIQEISDQINKLEGQQAAVKKMDEFNALTQEMTAANKERRALEHQLSDLMDKQAGSEDLIVSLKESLTSTENSSFAIEKEICESIKKINEEGRALLQQRSELKETTDPEMFLIYERLLNNKKDRVVVPIENRVCSGCHIVLTPQHENLVRKKDRLIFCEHCSRILYWREPDALASDSSAAKRRRRRSAV, encoded by the coding sequence ATGCATGAAGCCCTCCAGAGCATTTTAGCCATTCAAGAGCTCGATATTAAAATGATTCGCTTGATGCGCGTCAAGAAAGAGCATCAGAAAGAGCTCGCTAAGGTCCAATCTCTTAAATCTGACATTCGTCGCAAAGTTCAGGAGAAAGAGTTGGAGATGGAAAACCTAAAGAATCAGATTAAAGAAGGCGAGAATCGGATTCAAGAGATTTCTGATCAAATTAACAAATTAGAAGGTCAACAAGCGGCTGTGAAAAAAATGGATGAGTTTAACGCTCTCACCCAAGAAATGACAGCTGCGAATAAAGAGCGCCGCGCGTTAGAACACCAACTGAGTGATCTCATGGACAAGCAGGCGGGAAGTGAAGATCTGATTGTTTCTTTAAAAGAAAGCCTCACGTCTACAGAAAATAGTAGTTTCGCTATTGAAAAAGAAATCTGCGAAAGCATTAAGAAGATTAATGAAGAAGGCAGGGCCCTACTACAACAACGTAGCGAACTCAAAGAGACCACAGATCCGGAAATGTTTCTTATTTATGAACGTCTATTAAACAACAAAAAAGATCGTGTTGTTGTGCCTATAGAGAACCGTGTTTGTAGTGGCTGCCATATAGTTTTAACCCCCCAGCATGAAAATCTTGTCCGTAAGAAAGACCGCCTGATTTTCTGCGAGCATTGTTCGAGAATTTTGTATTGGCGAGAACCCGACGCTCTTGCATCAGACAGTTCTGCTGCAAAACGTCGTCGAAGACGCTCTGCTGTATAA
- a CDS encoding KpsF/GutQ family sugar-phosphate isomerase has translation MSSPATAVDLCQDIVAKQKESLERFFETFRCEGTWLLAEKILHHQGSVFFSGVGKSGCIARKVVATLQSFGERALFLPSGDLLHGDLGLVQHGDIVCLFSKSGETREILEWIPYLKERGVFIVGITSAAYSSLAILCDHVVILPMIEELDPFNLVPTTSTTCQLLFGDLLSITLLRSRGISLADYGKNHPGGQIGLKVIGKIRDYMFPKTEVPFCSPENTIADSLDVFSSYGCGCVCVVNEKFEILGVFTDGDLRRALSRHGGEILSQQLKNVMTPNPRVIREDADVILGLQMMETGSPITILPVVDAKDQRYVVGLLQMHTLAKAGLI, from the coding sequence ATGAGCTCTCCCGCAACAGCTGTTGATTTATGCCAAGATATTGTCGCTAAGCAAAAGGAATCTTTAGAACGCTTTTTTGAAACTTTTCGATGCGAGGGTACTTGGCTATTAGCTGAGAAAATATTGCATCACCAGGGTTCTGTATTTTTTTCCGGCGTGGGCAAAAGCGGTTGTATCGCAAGGAAAGTAGTCGCTACTTTACAATCCTTTGGTGAGCGTGCTCTTTTTCTTCCTTCTGGAGATCTCCTCCATGGGGATCTCGGTCTTGTTCAGCACGGAGATATTGTTTGTCTTTTCTCTAAAAGTGGGGAAACTCGCGAGATTTTAGAATGGATTCCCTATCTAAAAGAACGTGGAGTGTTTATTGTTGGGATTACCTCTGCGGCTTATTCTAGTTTAGCAATTCTTTGTGATCATGTGGTGATTTTACCTATGATTGAAGAGCTCGATCCTTTTAATCTTGTCCCTACAACATCAACAACATGCCAGTTGCTTTTCGGAGATCTTCTTTCCATTACATTATTACGTAGTCGAGGAATATCCCTAGCGGATTATGGAAAGAATCATCCTGGAGGACAAATAGGGTTAAAGGTTATTGGGAAAATTCGAGACTATATGTTCCCCAAAACAGAAGTCCCTTTCTGTTCTCCAGAAAATACGATAGCAGATTCTCTAGATGTTTTTTCTTCTTATGGCTGCGGATGTGTTTGCGTAGTGAATGAGAAATTCGAAATTCTTGGGGTATTCACAGATGGAGATTTGCGTAGGGCGTTATCTCGTCATGGAGGGGAGATCCTTTCTCAGCAGCTTAAAAATGTAATGACGCCAAATCCTAGAGTAATTCGAGAGGATGCTGATGTGATTCTCGGCTTGCAAATGATGGAAACAGGAAGTCCTATTACTATTTTACCTGTTGTAGATGCTAAGGATCAAAGGTATGTTGTGGGATTGCTTCAGATGCATACCCTGGCAAAAGCAGGGCTTATCTAA
- a CDS encoding dihydrolipoamide acetyltransferase family protein, with protein sequence MFEFRFPKIGETASGGFVVRWLKQVDEYVAKDEPIIEVSTDKIATELASPKAGKLMRCLVNEGDEVASGEVLAIIDTGSGAQEEVVAQESSSESSCSHDSGNHSTWFSPAVLSLAHREGVSIQQLQQISGTGSEGRVTRKDLENYISELRQPACPNISNANENRIPMSPLRRAIASSLSKSSDEVPHASLIVDIDVTDLMNLISEEKDRFFATHGVKLTITSFIIQCLAKALEQFPLLNGSLDGDTIVVKKSINVGVAVNLNKEGVVVPVIRNCQDRGLVSIAKSLADLSVRARANKLDPSETQDGSVTVTNFGMTGALIGMPIIRYPEVAILGIGTIQKRVIVRDDDSLVIRKMVYVTLTFDHRVLDGIYGSEFLTSLKNRLESVTMS encoded by the coding sequence ATGTTTGAATTTCGATTTCCGAAAATAGGAGAGACAGCTTCAGGAGGATTTGTAGTTCGTTGGCTCAAGCAGGTAGATGAGTATGTTGCAAAAGACGAACCAATAATTGAAGTGTCTACGGATAAAATTGCTACCGAGTTAGCATCTCCTAAAGCTGGGAAATTAATGCGTTGTCTTGTAAATGAAGGTGATGAGGTTGCCTCAGGAGAGGTTTTAGCCATAATTGATACCGGATCAGGAGCTCAGGAAGAGGTGGTTGCACAGGAATCCTCTTCCGAATCTTCTTGTTCTCACGACTCTGGAAATCATTCAACGTGGTTTTCTCCAGCGGTTCTTAGCTTGGCACATCGAGAGGGTGTCAGTATTCAGCAGCTACAACAAATTTCTGGAACAGGAAGTGAAGGGCGTGTAACCCGTAAAGACTTAGAAAATTACATTTCTGAATTACGTCAGCCCGCGTGTCCAAATATTTCGAATGCTAATGAAAATCGCATTCCTATGTCTCCACTGCGTAGAGCGATAGCCTCTTCCTTGTCTAAATCTTCAGATGAGGTTCCTCACGCTTCTCTTATTGTGGATATTGATGTCACAGATTTAATGAATTTAATTTCCGAAGAGAAGGATAGATTTTTTGCAACACACGGTGTGAAACTGACAATAACGAGTTTCATTATCCAATGTTTGGCGAAAGCCTTGGAACAGTTCCCGTTATTAAATGGATCTTTAGACGGGGATACTATCGTTGTGAAGAAATCCATCAATGTGGGGGTTGCTGTTAATTTGAATAAAGAGGGCGTTGTTGTTCCTGTTATTCGTAATTGTCAGGATCGCGGTTTGGTCAGCATTGCAAAAAGTCTTGCAGATTTATCTGTAAGAGCGAGAGCAAATAAGCTGGACCCCTCAGAAACTCAAGATGGTAGTGTCACAGTTACCAATTTCGGTATGACTGGAGCTTTAATAGGCATGCCAATAATTCGTTATCCTGAAGTGGCTATTTTAGGAATAGGAACAATACAAAAACGTGTTATTGTTCGTGATGACGACTCTTTGGTTATCCGAAAAATGGTCTACGTCACCCTAACGTTTGACCATAGAGTTCTTGACGGCATTTACGGTAGTGAATTTTTAACCTCATTGAAAAATCGATTAGAGTCTGTTACGATGAGCTAA